TGACGGGCTGCCGGAAGCACTGCATACGGCGGCGGCCCGGATCGGCGAACCTGACGCGGCATCACTGGAGCAGACCTACACCGAGGCCACCGCCGGGCGTCGCGACGAGCTGATCACACGGCGCGAAACCTGCAAACGGAACGTGTCCGATCTCGAAACCGTGATCCAGGGACTCAAGTCCGAGCGCACGGCTGTCGCCGAGCAGCGCGATGAGGCACCGCCTGGCAACGACCTGCGTCCCGCCGACCGCGCCGATCGGCCCGGCGCACCGCTGTGGCAACTGGTCCGCTTCGCCGACCACGTGCACCCCGAGCAGGCCGCCGCTATCGAAGGCGCACTGTACGGCTCCGGAGCCCTGACCGCCTGGCTGCACCCGGACGCGGACCTGACCCGGTCGGCCGTGGCAGCCGCCGAAGCCGATGGCTATCTGATCCCGCTGCCCCAAGATCATCGGCCGGCCGACGCGACCCTCGCCGACTTCCTCGAACCCGAGCACGAGCAGAACCTCGTCGCGCCGGAAACGATTCGGGCCATCCTGGCGTCCATCCAGGTCACCGATACTCCGCCGAAAGCAGGATTGGCAGCGGTCTGGATCACCACCTCGGCGCAATACGGCCATGGCGTCCAGACCGGTGCTCGGCCCAAGACCGAGCCGGAATTCATCGGAGCCACTGCCCGCGCAGCGCGCCGCCGCGCCCGCCTGGCCGAAATCGACGCGCGGATGGCCGAACTCGGTGCCACGCATGAAGGGCTGCAAGCTGTACTCGACAAGGTGCTGGAGGCGATCGAGAACATCGAGAACGCCGCCAAGCTGCCTCCCACCGGCGCGGTGCTGACCGCGGTCGGGGATCTAGCCACCGCCGCGGCGCTGCACCGTGATGCCGAGGGCGTATTACGCGACGCCAGCGCGGCACTGGACGTGGCCACCGCCGAGCTGTCCGCACGCCAACGCACCCTCCGCCAGGTAGCTGGAACGCGGAACATGCCCCACACCACCGACGAGGTGGACGCAGTCGATCAGGCTGTCACCGACGTCCAGCTGACCATCGAAATGCTCGCGCGCGATCAGAGCGAGGCGCGACAGGTGAACACTGACCTGACGACTCGGCGGGCCCGCATCGTAGAACTCGAAGGAGACTACCTGGAAGCAGCCACAGAGCTGGCTGAGCAGGAAACCGAGTTCGAAGCGGCCAAGGCGGCATGGCAGACGGCCAAGGGCAGCATCGACAAGGAATACGAGGAGATCCTCGCGACCATCACCGGCCTCGATGCTGAACTCGGTACGGTCCGTACCGAGCTGGCCAGGGCCGAGAACCTGAAGAACACCGAACACGACAACCGTATCGGCGCCACCCGCGACCTGGACAACCGCCGCACGACCTTGCTGGCCGCGATGGAGGCGCTCAGTGAGGGAGCTGACGCCTTCGCACCCTTCGCCCACCCAGACCTGCGCGACCTGCTCGGCGTTACCGAAAGCGCGCACTGGCCCTCGTCGGGCCGATGGATTCCCGCCTCCGAGGCGGCCGAACGGGTCGAAACATTGCTGGCCGACCCCGAGCCGGAGACGGACCCCGACACCGCGGTCCGCCGGATCATGCCGGCCGAATCCCAAACCCTGCTACACGCCTACCGCCAAGCCACCTCGGGCGGCCGCGCAGTCGTCCAAGCCACCCTGGACACCGCCGGCGACCGACTCACCAGCGCCTACCAGGAATTCGACAGGGTGCTGCGTGGCCTGGAGGACGGATACGAGGTGACCCTCGGCCTCGGCGTGCCGGCCATGGTCGACGTCACCGCCGATGACGGCCGCCAACCAGTCGCCCGCTTCGCCCAGCGCATCGCCGAGGAAGCCCAGACCCAGGGAGTGCTGCTGGAGGAGCGCGAGCACGAGGTACTGGAGGACACCCTGCTCACCGCGCTGGCCCAGCAGATCCACCACCGTGTGCTGGCCGCCAGGGACCTGGTCAAAGAGATGGACGCCGACACCCGCGCCAAGCCGATGTCCTCTGGGATGGCGATCGGCATCAGCTGGGTGCGCTCCGACAAGATCAGCGAACTGCAGAACGCTGTAGCCACCCAGCTCCAGCACAACACTGCCGCCCTCGGTGCCGACGGCCTGGCCCAGCTCCGCCAGCGGCTGCGTGAGATGATCCGTGACCACAAAGCTCGCAATCCGCGCGACACCTACCGCGAAACCCTCGCCACGGTCCTGGACTACCGCGACTGGTTCATGTTCGCCATCCAGCTCATCCACCCCGGCGGCCGCACCGAACAGCTCACCCGCAAACGCCACAGTTCCATGTCCGGTGGCGAGAAATCCGCCGCCATCCACCTACCGCTATTCGCCGCCGCCAACGCCATTTACTCTTCAGCTAAACCCACCTGCCCACGCATGGTCGCCCTCGATGAGGCGTTCGCCGGCATCGACGGCAACTTCATGCCCGACCTGCTGGGCCTGACTACCAAGTTCGACCTCGACTTGTTCATGACCGGCCACGAGCTGTGGATCACCACCCCGGCCGTGCCGATGATCGCCCACTACGACATGATGCACGACGAGCACAGCCAGACCGTGTCCTCGCTGTTGATTCTGTGGGACGGCGAGCAACTCATCGACGCCGGCGCCGGCTTCGGCGGCAACGACGATATCGCCGCCGAACTGCTCGGCTTCACCCCCTCCCGCCGCGAACCGATCACTGGGACCGACGACGGGCTGCTACCGCCGGCCTCCGAGGGCGACGGCGAGCCCGAAACCGGTGATGACCTGTGAGCGGACTGGAGGCGTTCCGCGGCCCGGAGTACCAGCGGCTGTTTGCCGCGGTACGCCGCTCGCTGGAGCGCACCGGGTCGGATCTGACCGGACAGGTCAGCGTCGGCTCACTCGACGAGGCCGAACGCAAAGCCCTGATCGGCTTGACCGGGCAATACCGCCCAGCGGGCGTCGCACGTATCACGGTGAGCCTGTCCCGTCTGGACGAGGTCGTCCATGCTGCGACCGGTCTGCCCCTGCCCGAGGCAGTGGCGGCCATCGTCGGCAAGCCCCTGCGTCACAAGCCAGACGAACGCGCACGCGACGAAACCGCCCGTGCCGCCGCACGCTCCCTGGCCGAGGCCAGCCCTCTCTACCCGGCCTGCTCGTGGTTTCAGCAGTGGCTCGACGCGCTCGCACCGGCGATCACCAAGATGGTGAACCAGGGCACCACCGCCCGCCTGGCAGCAGCGGTCCGAGTCCTCGAGGCCATCGAACAACGCCGCGAACAAAACCTCCCGCTCCTGCTGCCGGCACTCGCAGAACAAGCCACCGGCGACACCAAAGCGCTCGGGCGCGGCAAACCGACCGCGACCCTGGTGCTTCGCGCCTTGGCTCTGCGAACCGGAACGCCGATGCCCACCAGGGCGGAAGGTACTAGAGAGCTGTGGGACCGCTGCGGGGTGGTCGTCGACGATCTGGCCAGCCGCGTCCTCGTCCTCAACCTGCCCGCCACCGGCGACGGACTCGGTGAATGGCTCAGTGGTGCGGCTCGCTACGGCACCCCGTTCCAGATCACTCTTCATCAGCTCACGGTCCACCCGATGCGCGTGGCAGGCGCTGACGTGTTCGTCTGCGAGAACCCTGCGGTGCTACGCCAGGCCGCCGCCGAACTCGGACCGGACGCCCCACCAATGCTGTGCACCGAAGGCAGGCCCTCGGCGGCATTCCACCGCATGGCCCACCAGCTGACGGACGCCGGCGCCCGACTGCGCTATCACGGCGACTACGACTGGGACGGCATCGACATCGCCAACCAGATCATCACCCGACACCACGCCGAACCCTGGCACATGACCGAAGACCAGTACCGGAAACACGCTGACGTCACCGACGACGCCATCCGACTCCGGGGCAACCCGAAGCGGACACCGTGGGCGCCGGGTTTGGCCGATGCGATGGCGGAGCTCGGCGTGGCCGTCTATGAGGAGGCGGTGGCCGCGAGGCTGATCGAGGCCCTGAAACGGGCTGATCGCAAGTAGCGGCGGCCATCGCTCGCCAGCCGTGGGGCCGCTGTTCGGCGACGAGACTGCTTGGCCGGTCCTCTGAACGTCGGGTCTTATCGGGGACTGCGGCACAGTGAGAGCCGATGCCGAAGAAGGCTTGCAGCAGCGATCAACCTGATCGCCTTCAGGTAATGTGCCGCAGCGGGTTCAGCCGCGACCTTCACCGCCGGCTCGGCCGCCACGAGGAACGTGATTCCATCCCGCCGCCGAGCGCCCCATCAAGCCGGTGCTGTGCAGGCTTCTGCCTCTACAGAAGTTGAACACTCCCGGTCGCCTCGTCATAGACGTGGTAGGAATTGCGGCCGGATTCAAGGTGATCGGCGAAGCGCTCCAGGACCGCGAGCCAACTCGGGCGCGCACGGTTCCGGGTCCGGGATCGCAGCCCTGGTCGGAATACAGCAGTTGGCCCGGGACGCGTCCGGGATGGAGGTCGAGCACGACGTAGGTGCATGCAGTCGTCCCAGTCCGTGCCCGAGATGGTGACGCTGCGATGGATGAGACAGGACGCGGCGAAGTCCTCCGGCAGCCGGTAACCAAGTTTCGCCTCGGCGACCTGGATTTCCGACGGGGTGCTCGGCGTGCCGAGTCCGCCGAGCAGGGCGGGCGCGCAGGCGGCGAGTCCGGCCTCGATACGCCGCTAGGCTTCAGTGACCGCCGCGCACCGGCGAGGCGAGCGCCTCGTCCTCAGACTGTGGCGTGCCGAGTAACAAGGCCTCGGCCTCGGCGCGGGCCAGCGGCGGTAGCTTTGCTGCGGCATCCAGGCGCATTTTCAGTATGCGAACCGTCGCGCGCGAGAGCCTACAGCTCCGCATCCATCGGCAAGGCGTACTGCTCCCCGGCCGCGCGTACTGCGTCGACCAGGCCCGGGCTCTCGGTCTGGGACAGCTACGACACGGGATCCAGTCGCAGTGAGGCGATCGCGATGCGCGCCGCGACCGGCACGGCCTCAGCAGCCAGCGCCGTCAACAGCCGCGCCACAACCCGACTGGCATCCGTCGGTCACCACGGACTCCAACGCCTGACATCCTGCGAGATAGTACCTGGCGTCCATGCCCTAATCGGCGTGCTCTTCTTACTTGTCAGCCCATTGCCTTACGCGATGACGCTCGTCGCTGATGAGCAGTGCTCGAAGCTGTGCCTCGCTGGTGTCCTTCGCTGCGGCGTACCTGTCGGCGGTGTCGCTGTGCCGGGCGTACAAGTCGAATTCATTCTGCTTCTCCCGGAGGATTTCAACCAGACGTTCGTCAACGCTCTCAGTGGTCAGGAGTCGATGTACGGTGACGCGCCGCACCTGGCCCATTCGGCGGGCCCGGGCGATCGCCTGTTCCTCGGCCGAGGGCTTGAGCTGCGGTTCGCAGAGCACGACCACCGAGGCGGCCTGGAGGTTCAACCCGGTGCCTCCGGCCTCGATCTGAGCGACCAAGGCTGCGGGTCCCCGCGTCCGAGTGAACTCGTCGGCGAGCCGCTGTCTGGCTCCGGCCGGCACCGAGCCGTTCAGCGGTCCGAGGACGCGGGCGTTGATCGGGGCTTTTCCGAAAGCGAGTTCAAGGTCTTGCCGGACGATGTCCAGGACATCGCGGTAGTACGAATAGACCAGAACTTTGCGGCCGTCCTCAAAGGATTCTTGCACGATTTCCCGAAGCCGTCTCAGCTTATTGGAATCCTTCGGTGCGCCAGCCATATACGCCACTTGACGCATCTCGGCGAATTTGCCATCAAGTACTGCTCTTCGGTAAGCGGCGGTTTGTGTATTGCCGAGAGGCTCCCACGCGTCGGTCCGGATCTCGTCAGGTAGTTCGGGAAGTACGTCTTCCTGGTTCCGACGGAGGTAGACGGGTGCCACCGCGCGTCGGAAGGATCGTGCGCCGCCGG
This region of Catenulispora sp. EB89 genomic DNA includes:
- a CDS encoding TIGR02680 family protein, with protein sequence MSRFKPTRAGIVNLWDYIDEEFVFADGRLALRGHNGSGKTKALEVLFPFVLDGSLSARRLDPFSGENRTMKSNLLYRGQDAAYGYVWMEFAHDGEPAEVVTLIIGLSGHKHREQVTPAYYVTGKRIGVDIGLLSADSRPLTANQLSAKLDVSECFKDRRGDYRDAVDARLFGLGTDRYIQLLDLLLSLRRPLLAKDLDPVKVSNTLSAGLSPVDEELVEQAARDFDNLAAVKRRFDDLSTASGAVEAFLAQYTAYVRAHTKSQLDRFDHLIGDAAGHAGAVRDAAAEVDRATRSEARAEQTRARCDRRRRELDAERGALVNSQAYKDHERLEQEREKVEKASRQLDKDRAQLAKDRRNINDLIGEADGLQDRAGQLDRAGEQHRRAILAAADAAALEWDPAVLEAQDHDRDTVVTALVASRRDDIEHVRTELGRVDEAEKERSRADKDLGKAREKAERLGAVVTETAGRLTTARTALSEALNAWTLRWADADVLTDGLPEALHTAAARIGEPDAASLEQTYTEATAGRRDELITRRETCKRNVSDLETVIQGLKSERTAVAEQRDEAPPGNDLRPADRADRPGAPLWQLVRFADHVHPEQAAAIEGALYGSGALTAWLHPDADLTRSAVAAAEADGYLIPLPQDHRPADATLADFLEPEHEQNLVAPETIRAILASIQVTDTPPKAGLAAVWITTSAQYGHGVQTGARPKTEPEFIGATARAARRRARLAEIDARMAELGATHEGLQAVLDKVLEAIENIENAAKLPPTGAVLTAVGDLATAAALHRDAEGVLRDASAALDVATAELSARQRTLRQVAGTRNMPHTTDEVDAVDQAVTDVQLTIEMLARDQSEARQVNTDLTTRRARIVELEGDYLEAATELAEQETEFEAAKAAWQTAKGSIDKEYEEILATITGLDAELGTVRTELARAENLKNTEHDNRIGATRDLDNRRTTLLAAMEALSEGADAFAPFAHPDLRDLLGVTESAHWPSSGRWIPASEAAERVETLLADPEPETDPDTAVRRIMPAESQTLLHAYRQATSGGRAVVQATLDTAGDRLTSAYQEFDRVLRGLEDGYEVTLGLGVPAMVDVTADDGRQPVARFAQRIAEEAQTQGVLLEEREHEVLEDTLLTALAQQIHHRVLAARDLVKEMDADTRAKPMSSGMAIGISWVRSDKISELQNAVATQLQHNTAALGADGLAQLRQRLREMIRDHKARNPRDTYRETLATVLDYRDWFMFAIQLIHPGGRTEQLTRKRHSSMSGGEKSAAIHLPLFAAANAIYSSAKPTCPRMVALDEAFAGIDGNFMPDLLGLTTKFDLDLFMTGHELWITTPAVPMIAHYDMMHDEHSQTVSSLLILWDGEQLIDAGAGFGGNDDIAAELLGFTPSRREPITGTDDGLLPPASEGDGEPETGDDL
- a CDS encoding TIGR02679 family protein, producing the protein MSGLEAFRGPEYQRLFAAVRRSLERTGSDLTGQVSVGSLDEAERKALIGLTGQYRPAGVARITVSLSRLDEVVHAATGLPLPEAVAAIVGKPLRHKPDERARDETARAAARSLAEASPLYPACSWFQQWLDALAPAITKMVNQGTTARLAAAVRVLEAIEQRREQNLPLLLPALAEQATGDTKALGRGKPTATLVLRALALRTGTPMPTRAEGTRELWDRCGVVVDDLASRVLVLNLPATGDGLGEWLSGAARYGTPFQITLHQLTVHPMRVAGADVFVCENPAVLRQAAAELGPDAPPMLCTEGRPSAAFHRMAHQLTDAGARLRYHGDYDWDGIDIANQIITRHHAEPWHMTEDQYRKHADVTDDAIRLRGNPKRTPWAPGLADAMAELGVAVYEEAVAARLIEALKRADRK